Proteins co-encoded in one Oreochromis aureus strain Israel breed Guangdong linkage group 3, ZZ_aureus, whole genome shotgun sequence genomic window:
- the LOC120434052 gene encoding uncharacterized protein LOC120434052, with product MGATLLCELGLFLLCTLLCTGHAQDAVLTIELSWSSFFIGESVTFQCDMNEGEDTDWEYKINKDGQDFFSYRINKDYKLKMTSTGDSGEYQCFGLRMSSRDTKKSNTLSITVLDKPRATLTAGTTTIPVGGSVTLTCSVQSSDGWKYEWFRRTKRTSEVQIRDQQNRDIRVPYGGIYRCRGTRGNPVYYTDKSDDVTIDITFSNKVVVKQQPNWPQLFRGETITLTCEVQEGGETEWFSEWRGPRTLTQRIPYNFLRFVVSESSSGDYMCKSRRGYDRYSSTEWSEPFTLSVSNQPKAQITSDMRDVPVGGNVTLKCSVNPVSNGWIYYWCRDENWSEPLTTQDAVFHSNGQITVSQEGLYRCRGGRGNTVYYTEDSEPFSIGKNATSSSSFLVLMITGLISGIIFIFLLFLFLYKKKCSADDPRVSQDENQQQVYSSLLHGEDSVYETIRDSGNTQNAG from the exons ATGGGAGCCACTTTGCTCTGTGAGCTGGGCCTGTTCT TGCTCTGTACGCTCCTCTGTACTGGACATGCTCAAG ATGCTGTGCTAACTATTGAACTCAGCTGGTCCAGTTTTTTCATCGGAGAGTCTGTTACCTTCCAATGTGACATGAATGAAGGAGAAGACACTGACTGGGAATACAAAATCAACAAGGATGGTCAAGACTTTTTCTCCTACAGGATAAACAAAGactacaaattaaaaatgacatCTACAGGTGACAGTGGTGAATATCAGTGCTTTGGTCTCAGGATGAGCTCACGTGATACAAAGAAAAGTAATACTCTCTCTATAACTGTATTAG ataaacccagagccacactgacagcaggaacaacaaccataccagtagggggcagtgtgacactgacctgctctgtgcagagctctgatggatggaaatatgagTGGTTCAGACGAACCAAAAGAACCTCTGAAGTTCAAATCAGagatcaacaaaacagagataTCAGAGTACCTTACGGAGGAATCTACCgctgcagaggaacaagaggaaacccagtttactacactgataaaagtgatgatgtcaccattgaTATAACCT tttccaataaagttgttgtaaaacaacaacccaactgGCCTCAGTTATTCAGAGGTGAGACGATCACTCTGACATGTGAGGTgcaggaaggaggtgaaacTGAGTGGTTTTCTGAATGGAGAGGACCCAGGACACTCACACAAAGGATACCCTATAATTTTCTGAGATTTGTAGTTTCTGAGTCCAGCAGTGGAGACTACATGTGTAAGAGTCGACGCGGTTATGACCGATATTCTTCAACCGAGTGGAGTGAACCCTTCACATTATCAGTATCAA ATCAACCAAAGGCTCAAATAACGTCTGATATGAGAGACGTTCCAGTAGGGGGCAATGTGACCCTGAAATGTTCAGTGAACCCAGTATCAAATGGATGGATATACTACTGGTGCAGAGATGAGAACTGGTCTGAACCCCTGACCACACAAGATGCAGTTTTCCACTCAAATGGACAAATCACAGTCTCACAGGAAGGACTCTACAGATGCAGAGGaggcagaggaaacacagtttactacacagaggACAGTGAGCCCTTCAGCATTGGTAAAAATG CTACGTCCAGTTCTTCATTTCTTGTTCTGATGATCACGGGACTCATTTCTGGAATCATATTTATTTTCCTCCTGTTCCTGTTCCTGTACAAAAAGAAAT GTTCTGCTGATGACCCGAGGGTGAGTCAGGATGAAAATCAACAGCAAGTCTACTCCTCTCTTCTTCATG GTGAGGATTCTGTCTATGAAACAATCAGAGACTCTGGAAATACTCAAAATG